In one window of Cynocephalus volans isolate mCynVol1 chromosome 6, mCynVol1.pri, whole genome shotgun sequence DNA:
- the LOC134379674 gene encoding GTPase IMAP family member 6-like isoform X2 has protein sequence MEEEEYEQIFLEDSPGELSQDPTQELAGGLEEKEHSPRRLRLLLVGKTGSGKSATGNSILGRKVFESKVSAKTVTKTFQRGSREWVGKELEVIDTPDILSPQVQPEAAAQEICQAIAFSSPGPHAVLLVTQLGRFTEEDQQVVRRLQEVFGVGVLAYTVLVFTHKEDLDGGSLEEYVRETHNQDLAWLDVLCERRHCGFNNRAERAEQEAQLQELMEKIEGILWENEGDCYSNKDYKYSQQNVLLKEVQERQKAPGQGSEVLSEESWLEGLSQVLKESERTHRCLLGKVTL, from the exons aTGGAGGAAGAAGAATACGAACAGATTTTCCTGGAGGATTCCCCAGGAGAGCTGTCCCAGGATCCTACCCAAGAGCTGGCAGGAG GTCTGGAGGAGAAAGAACACAGCCCAAGGAGGCTGAGGCTCCTTCTGGTGGGGAAAACAGGAAGTGGGAAAAGTGCAACAGGAAACAGCATCCTTGGCCGGAAAGTGTTCGAGTCCAAAGTCAGTGCAAAAACAGTGACCAAGACCTTCCAGAGAGGGAGCCGAGAGTGGGTTGGGAAGGAACTTGAGGTGATCGACACCCCCGACATTTTGTCCCCTCAGGTCCAGCCAGAAGCAGCAGCTCAGGAGATCTGTCAGGCCATTGCCTTCTCATCCCCAGGACCTCATGCGGTGCTCCTGGTGACACAGCTGGGCCGGTTCACAGAAGAGGACCAGCAGGTGGTCAGGCGCCTCCAGGAGGTCTTCGGAGTGGGGGTCCTGGCTTACACAGTCCTGGTGTTCACCCACAAGGAAGACCTGGATGGTGGCTCCTTGGAAGAGTATGTGCGCGAGACCCACAACCAGGACCTTGCCTGGCTGGACGTGCTATGTGAGCGGCGCCATTGCGGCTTCAACAACAGGGCGGAGCGGGCAGAGCAGGAGGCCCAGCTGCAGGAGCTTATGGAGAAAATCGAGGGTATCCTGTGGGAAAATGAAGGGGATTGCTACAGCAACAAGGATTACAAGTACTCCCAGCAAAACGTCCTGCTCAAAGAAGTGCAGGAAAGACAAAAGGCTCCGGGGCAAGGGTCTGAAGTGCTCAGTGAGGAATCCTGGCTGGAAGGGCTGTCCCAAGTCCTGAAGGAATCGGAGAGGACTCACAGATGCCTCCTAGGGAAGGTGACTCTTTGA
- the LOC134379674 gene encoding GTPase IMAP family member 6-like isoform X1, with product MEEEEYEQIFLEDSPGELSQDPTQELAGADGSDIPLGDNVQPHLQGYRLRMEAQDKSQGQMVFVSPILSQDNLPWDKGAFPGMASDEGKGVDGSNPSTLCFLLMLPGLEEKEHSPRRLRLLLVGKTGSGKSATGNSILGRKVFESKVSAKTVTKTFQRGSREWVGKELEVIDTPDILSPQVQPEAAAQEICQAIAFSSPGPHAVLLVTQLGRFTEEDQQVVRRLQEVFGVGVLAYTVLVFTHKEDLDGGSLEEYVRETHNQDLAWLDVLCERRHCGFNNRAERAEQEAQLQELMEKIEGILWENEGDCYSNKDYKYSQQNVLLKEVQERQKAPGQGSEVLSEESWLEGLSQVLKESERTHRCLLGKVTL from the exons aTGGAGGAAGAAGAATACGAACAGATTTTCCTGGAGGATTCCCCAGGAGAGCTGTCCCAGGATCCTACCCAAGAGCTGGCAGGAG CTGATGGTTCTGATATTCCACTGGGTGACAACGTTCAGCCTCACCTTCAAGGATATAGGCtaagaatggaagcccaggacaAGTCTCAGGGACAGATGGTCTTTGTCTCTCCTATTCTGAGCCAGGACAATCTGCCCTGGGATAAGGGAGCATTCCCAGGCATGGCTTCTGATGAGGGTAAGGGGGTGGATGGCTCTAACCCCAGcaccctctgctttcttttgatgcTTCCAGGTCTGGAGGAGAAAGAACACAGCCCAAGGAGGCTGAGGCTCCTTCTGGTGGGGAAAACAGGAAGTGGGAAAAGTGCAACAGGAAACAGCATCCTTGGCCGGAAAGTGTTCGAGTCCAAAGTCAGTGCAAAAACAGTGACCAAGACCTTCCAGAGAGGGAGCCGAGAGTGGGTTGGGAAGGAACTTGAGGTGATCGACACCCCCGACATTTTGTCCCCTCAGGTCCAGCCAGAAGCAGCAGCTCAGGAGATCTGTCAGGCCATTGCCTTCTCATCCCCAGGACCTCATGCGGTGCTCCTGGTGACACAGCTGGGCCGGTTCACAGAAGAGGACCAGCAGGTGGTCAGGCGCCTCCAGGAGGTCTTCGGAGTGGGGGTCCTGGCTTACACAGTCCTGGTGTTCACCCACAAGGAAGACCTGGATGGTGGCTCCTTGGAAGAGTATGTGCGCGAGACCCACAACCAGGACCTTGCCTGGCTGGACGTGCTATGTGAGCGGCGCCATTGCGGCTTCAACAACAGGGCGGAGCGGGCAGAGCAGGAGGCCCAGCTGCAGGAGCTTATGGAGAAAATCGAGGGTATCCTGTGGGAAAATGAAGGGGATTGCTACAGCAACAAGGATTACAAGTACTCCCAGCAAAACGTCCTGCTCAAAGAAGTGCAGGAAAGACAAAAGGCTCCGGGGCAAGGGTCTGAAGTGCTCAGTGAGGAATCCTGGCTGGAAGGGCTGTCCCAAGTCCTGAAGGAATCGGAGAGGACTCACAGATGCCTCCTAGGGAAGGTGACTCTTTGA